TTATCGCAAGGTGACATTCCAGACTCTAAAGCTGCCAAATAAACGAAAGGTTTAAATGTCGAACCCGCTTGTCGTTTCGCCTGCATCACGTGATCATATTTAAAATATTGATGATCTACCCCCCCTACCCAAGCTTTAATCTCGCCCGAATAAGGATCCATCGACATCATTCCCGCATTCAACATCATCGCATAATATTTCAGGGAGTCCATCGTAGACATTTCCTTTTCAATCTTACCATTATCCTTCCAATTGTATACTTCCATTTTTTTCTTCTTATTCAAGAAGAAATTGATACTATCTGGAGTATTGGCATATTTTTTACTCAGAAACTCATAGTAAGGTGTTTTCTTAGCTAGGTTCTCCAAAAAGTTTGGGATCACTTTTCCGGAAAGATCCCGCCATGGTTCCTGGCCATCCCAAGTATTGTTTAAACGTTGCTGTAATTCCGTCATCTGTTTTGCTACAGCCTCTTCAGCGTGCTTCTGAAGCTTAGAGTTGATGGTTGTATAAATCTTCAACCCATCGGTATAGATATCGTAATTATTCTCTTCAGCCCATTTTTCCAACCATTTAGCTACAGCCGTACGTAGGTATGAATCCCCTCCGGCATTCACATCTTGATTATTGGTATTCAAAATTATCTTTTCTTTAACCAGCGCATCATACTCTTCTTTTTTCAGAAAGCCACCCTTATGCATTTGGCTCAATACCGTATTTTTGCGGTCAAATGCCTTTTCCGGATTTCTGATCGGGTTATATAAGGTCGTTCCCTTTAACATACCAATCAATACAGCCGCTTCATTTTGATTCAATTGATTTGCTCCTTTTGAAAAATAACGTTTTGCAGCGGTTTCTATACCATATGCATTATTGCTAAAAGAAACTGTATTAAGGTACATTTCTAAAATTTGGTTCTTCGTATACCGTTGCTCAAGCTTATAAGCGGTCATCCACTCTTTAAATTTGGTAATGACCAAGCCTGCAACAGGCAAACGTGTCAATAGTCCCCCCGCCTTATTATAACGGGTGCGGTAAAGATTCTTAGCAAGCTGTTGCGTTATCGTACTCGCTCCACGTTTATCTCCCTTTAATGTTGAAACAATGCCTGAACCAAGCCCCAAAAAGTCAACACCATTGTGCTGATAGAAACGCACATCCTCGGTTGCTATCAATGCATTGATAACAGTTTTAGGAATACTGTCAAAAGGGATTGGATTTCTATCCTCGTCAAAATATCGTCCTATCAATACACTATCAGCAGTATACAGTTCTGTCGAAATATTGACACTTGGCATAATGATATCTTTTTTTGTAGGCGAGTAGCCAAAAAGCCACAAAAAATTAAGTTGTATAGCACAAACCAAAACTATAACGAAATATATTGCAATAACGAGATAACGAAGAATCCGATTCTTAATACGTCTAAACATAAATGGAAATTTATCTTATATTCAACATATTGAATCATCAAAAGGTTTTATCCCCCACCCAATATGCGTTTATATCTGTTTCAGGGGCTAAATATACAACTAAATAAATGTCCCTAACCAACTATTTACATTTTTTAACAATAAAAAACCAGCATGTATTTGAGCGGGGACAATTGACAAAAAACACCCCGTACATGACTTGCTATTTCCAATTTATGGAATTAAAACAACAAAAAAATGAAGAAGGACGTTGTTTAGATCAATAAGTTAGTCGCTAGGTTCCGCAAATATTATACCTACTTTTGATTTATTATCTATTTTATTTTAAAATAATAATGATATTTGTTTAAATTTAGATGTAAACTAGTCAACTATTAGCATGTTAAAACAGACATTACAACAAAAGCTATTACAAAAACTGTCTCCACAACAAATTCAATTTATTAAATTGTTGCAGGTACCAACAGTTTCATTAGATGCCAGAATAAAAGAAGAATTAGAAGAAAACCCCGCGTTAGAAGATGGTAGCTTGACTAATATGACCGATCCAATAGAAGAATATCCAGATAAAGATCCGGATGACAACTTCGATAACGAAGAAGGATTCGATTCAGATGATTTCAGTTTGGAAGACTATATACAAGAAGACGACTACAAAGATTACGGAAATGGATATGATTACGGTGATGACGACGATGAAAGAAAAGAAATGCCCGTTGCCATTCAACATTCATTCTATGAACAATTACAACAACAATTAGACCTCCTCGCTTTAGATGATAAGCACTTTTTAGTGGGCCAACAGATTATCGGCAGTCTGGATGACGACGGTTACTTAAGACGTCCGATCATCAATCTGGTAGATGACCTGGCCTTTGGTCAAAATGTAATGACCGAAGAACATGAAGTGTTAGAAATGCTAAAAGTGATTCAAGATTTTGAGCCTGCAGGAATTGGTGCCAGAGATTTACAAGAATGTCTTTTGATACAGTTACAAAAAAAAGACACGAACAATCCAACCATTAAACTTGCTATTAAAGTCGTCTCCAATTATTTGGACGAGTTCACTAAAAAGCACTATGACAAACTAGAGAAATCGTTAGGCGTATCTTCTGAGGACTTGAAAAATGTCGTCAATGAAATCTTAAAGCTCAACCCCAAACCAGGTGACTCTGGTGCAGTAGCCGGAAAACAACTCCATATCATCCCAGACTTTCATATCAGCAACAATGATAGCATCCTGCATTTAACTCTGAATGGACGTAATGCACCAGAACTCCGCATAAGCAGGGATTATCAGCACATGTTTGAACATTACGAAAAATCCGATCAAAAGGACAAGAAAATGAAGGAAGCGGTACAGTTTGTCAAACAAAAACTCGATTCTGCAAAATGGTTTATTGACGCAATCAAACAACGTCAACAGACACTGCTCAAGACAATGAATGCCATCATGGAATACCAATACGATTATTTTCTTACTGGAGATGACCGTAAATTGAAACCCATGATCTTAAAGGATATCGCGGATAAGATCGACATGGATATCTCAACCGTTTCCCGTGTGGCAAATTCTAAATATGTGCAAACAGAATTTGGGACATTTCTATTAAAATCATTTTTCTCTGAGGCAATACAAACAGACTCCGGGGAGGAAGTTTCGAATAAAGAGGTCAAGAAAATACTTGAAGAGTGCATTGCAAAAGAAAACAAGCGCAAACCACTTGCCGATGAGAAATTGACCGAGATTCTCAAAGAAAAAGGTTACAATATCGCTCGCAGAACGGTAGCTAAATACCGGGAAGCATTAAACATACCGGTTGCAAGATTACGAAAAGAGCTCTAAGAGCTCTTTTTGTTTTTCGGGTGACAATCAAATCTAAATTAAGAATAGTATCTTTGTGCTCGAATTAAATAAGCATTAAGGAATGAGCAAAGTAAAAGTTGGAGTTGTACAGATGAGCTGTACCGCAAGCAAACAAGAGAATCTCGAAAAAGCAATCGCTAAAGTAAAAGAAGCCGCTGCAAAAGGTGCGCAAATTGTGTGTCTGCAAGAACTCTTTACCTCTTTATATTTCTGCGATGTAGAAGATTATGACAATTTCGCACTGGCTGAATCTATCCCTGGTCCATCTACAGATGCCCTATCTGCTGTTGCGAAAGAAGCAGGAGTCGTTATTATCGCTTCATTATTTGAAAAAAGAGCTGAAGGTCTTTATCATAATACGACCGCCATATTAGATGCTGATGGTTCCTATTTAGGCAAATACCGTAAAATGCACATCCCAGATGATCCAGCATTTTATGAGAAATTCTATTTCACACCGGGTGATCTAGGTTATAAAGTTTTCAAAACAAAATTTGGTAGAATAGGTATATTAATCTGTTGGGACCAATGGTATCCGGAAGCATCAAGAATCACTGCATTAATGGGTGCCGAAATTTTATTTTACCCAACTGCGATTGGCTGGGCTACAGATCAGGACGAAGAAACCAACAAAGATCAATACAATGCTTGGCAAACCATTCAGCGTTCTCATGCTGTAGCAAATGGCGTACCAGTGGTATCTGTCAACCGTGTCGGATTTGAGCAAGATGGCGCCATGAAATTCTGGGGCGGTAGCTTTGTTGCAAATGGACAAGGTAAACTGTTATACCTCGCTTCTCACGATAAAGAAGAAATTGAAGTAGTTGAACTAGATCTAGCTGAATCTGATTATTTCAGAAAACACTGGCCATTCCTAAGGGATCGCAGAATTGAAACATATTCTCCAATCACCAAACGTTTTATTGACGAAGACTAATATCAAATCATATTGGCCATTTTAATTTTGTAATTCATCAAAAGAAGAACAGATTAAAATGGCTTTTTACATTTTAAAGCATGGAACAAGAAAGCACTTTCACACAGGCATATTTTGACAACTCTCCCAAAAAACAAGGTTTTTCGTTTCCCGCAGAATGGGCAAGACAAGAAGCTTTGTGGTTGAGCTGGCCTCATAAGGAGGAATCTTGGCCTGGAAAAATTGACACCATATACCAGCCCTATTGCGAGTTCATTAAAGCTGTTGCTGTTGGACAGAAAGTCAGAATTAATGTTGCTGACGAAGATATGAAGGCATTTGCCATCGAAGAATTGAAAAAAGTAACCGCTGATTTAAGCAATATTGAATTTTATTTCAATCCAACCAATGACGCTTGGTGTAGAGATCATGGCCCCGCTTTCCTGATCAATCAAAATTCAGGCGCAAAAGCGGTTGTTGATTGGGGCTATAATGCCTGGGGTGGCAAGTATCCACCCTTTGATCTGGATGATGTCGTTCCTACACGGATAGCTAAAGAGTTCAACCTTCCTTTATTCACACCGAATATCGTCATGGAGGGTGGTTCTGTCGAATTCAACGGAGCCGGAACAGTGATGACGACAACAGCATGTCTGCTCAATGAAAACCGAAACCCTGATTATACGAAAGAACAGATTGAGACTTACCTCAAAGAATTCTATGGACAAGATCAGGTATTATGGCTAGGTGACGGAATCATTGGAGACGACACAGATGGTCATATTGACGACATTACACGGTTTGTGAATGAAAACACCGTTTTAACTGTTGTCGAAGAAAATCCGGAAGATGAAAATTATGCCATCCTCCAGGAAAATCTTGAAACACTTCGTTCCTTCAGATTATTAAACGGAGAACCGCTTAATATCGTCGAGCTACCGATGCCAGCACCAGTGATCTATGAGGACACCAGACTTCCGGCGTCATATGCAAATTTTTATATCGCAAATGATGTTGTCGTTGTTCCAGTTTTCAACGACGCTAATGACCAAAGAGCATTGGATATTATTCAGGGATGTTTTCCGACACGAAAAGTTATCGGAATTAACTCCGTAGACATTATCTGGGGACTGGGTAGTTTTCATTGCTTGAGTCAGCAAGAGCCCGCGCTAAGCTAAAGGTAAATTATATTATAAACAGACGGGCTTCTTAATATATTAAGAAGCCCGTCTGTTTATAATGCCTGCTCACAAACACTATCAAATTAGATCTATCTATAGCAAAGTTTGCTACTTATTCGCGACAAATGCTCCACATTAACTTATCGTAGGAGCGACAAATAGGAACCTAGACAACCACGACATGCACACCGGACTTCTCCAATGATTCCACAAATCCGGCACTCACTTTATCATCTGTAATCAATATATCAATTTTTTCGAAGCCACAAATTCGTCCAAAACTACGTCTTCCAAATTTGGACGAATCAGCGAGTACAACTACTTTTTGGGCTGTATCTATCATGATACGATTCAATTGAGCTTCTTGCGCACTGGATGTTGACACACCATACTCCAGGTCTATTCCATCCACCCCTAAAAACAATTTACTACAATAAAAATCATGCAGTAAATTTTCAGCGTATTTTCCAGTGACTGAAGTAGAAGTTTTTCGTAATGTACCTCCCATCTGCATAATTTCAACTGATGGGTATTTAATTAGTTCCATGGCAACATTCAGCGCTGAAGTTACCACAGTAATATTTCCCTTAGGGACAATCTGTCTAGCCAGCGATTGCATTGTTGTTCCGGAAGCAATAATAATGGAATCATTTTCTTCAATCATCTCAGCAGCCTTCTTCCCGATTCTACTTTTATCGTCCGAACGAAGTTTCTCTTTTTCAAATACTGTGCGATCCGTCGTATACGGATTGTATTGTGTAGCTCCTCCATGGGTCCGAAAAAGCAGACCACTCTCTTCCAAAAGTGTAAGATCCTTTCGGATGGTAACAGAAGATACACCCAGTTCCTCACATAGGTCAATCACTTGGACTATACCTACCTCTTTTAATTGTTTTAAAATATATTGATGTCGCTCTACGTTTGTCATGGTTCTTTTATATGCGCTAAAATATTAAATCCACCAGTTGTTTATCCATACAGATACATTAGAAAATATAAAATATCAACTAAAACCAATGCTAGATTTTAGCTTTAGATATTCTATACAAATTCTCCTAGCAGAACTGACGTTAAAATAATGAAATTATTTAATTATTTACACTCTATATAAAGCAAATTATACTTTATTCTAAAAAGATAAAGTTTTTGGATTTCAATAAATTCAAAATTCCAAAGGATTGGGCCAAATATAATGGTAATCCAGCTCCATTCGAAGCAGATTTCCACAGACTACTTTTTGAAAATGATCCCCATGTTCAAATTGCGATGGCAGATCGAAACCATACTTTTGTGCAGAGGCCAGGATCACATCCTTTTTCTTAGGGTGCATGGGTGCCACAACATTGTAAACACGATGACTTAGGTCCTTAACAGAAGCCAACATAATCAACTGCACAACATCATCGATATGGACAAAATTAGCCGGTTGTTCACCCGTTGTGCAGATACGATTGGCAAAGTATTTGGCGAAAATGCGATTTTTACCAAATAAGCCGCCAAGTCGATATACATAAGTATTGGGCAATTGCAACATTAGCTGCTCAGCCAAAAAAAGTTTTTCGGAAAATTCAATTCCAGCTGATTCCAACTCACTATAGACTACATCTTTATCTGGGTAAATTCCAACCGAACTTAAAAACAACTGTTTGGTCCATTGGATGTTTTCAAGAAATTCCTTAATATTCGAAAAACGAGTTTCTAAAACAGAAAGACTATTTTTTTGGCTGGCAGGAATACTATTTAATACGAAGTCGAACTGGCCCGGGATAAGCACATCAGGCACCACACTACTTTTATCAAAGTCAGCAATAAACGAAAAAATACCATCAGTTTTAAGCCGATGGTATTTTTCATATTGTGTTGTACTTGCCCAGACCTCATGTCCCTGATGTTTCATATCCATGGCAAACGATTCTGCCAGCCATCCACATCCTAAAATTAGTATCCGCATAAGGTCAAAATATTAATAAGCTTTTGCAAATAAAACGCGTCGGCTAGAAGGTTTACCCGTAAATATACAAATACCTTCCTCCTCTTTGGCATCCAAAGGAATACAACGGATTGTAGCTTTTGTTTCCTCTTTTACACGCTTCTCAGTTTCTATTGTTCCATCCCAATGGCAAGAAATAAATCCTCCTTTACCTTCCAGGACCTCTTTAAATTCATCGTAAGAGTTCACCTCAGTAAAATGAGATGTTCTAAAGTTTAAGGCTTTTTGGTAAATATTTTCCTGTATTACATGCAACAACTGTTCAATATTTCCAGCCAATCCTTCCTGGGCGACAGTTTCTTTTGTTTGTGTATCGCGACGTGCTAACTCCACCGTTCCATTTTGCATATCTCTTGCTCCCACAGCTACACGCACCGGTACACCTTTCAATTCCCATTCAGCAAATTTAAAGCCGGGACGTTGTGTATCGCGATCATCGTATTTCACCGAGATATCCTTTACCTTCAGTTCGTTTACTAACTGATCTACGAATGCATCAATCTGCGCTTTTTCTTCTTCAGTTTTAAAAATTGGAACAATAACAACCTGAATTGGCGCCAATTTCGGAGGCAATACCAATCCTTGATCATCAGAGTGAGCCATGATCAAGGCTCCTATCAAACGGGTAGAAACACCCCATGATGTTGCCCAAACATGTTCAAGTTTCCCCTCTTTGGATGTGAATTTTACATCAAAAGCCTTTGCAAAATTCTGCCCAAGAAAATGCGACGTTCCCGCTTGTAAAGCCTTACCATCTTGCATTAAAGCCTCGATACAATAGGTATCCAATGCACCTGCAAAGCGTTCGTTTTCAGTTTTCCGTCCGCGTACAACAGGTACAGCTAAAATATTTTCAGCAAATTCAGCATAGACATCAAGCATACGTTCTGTCTCTTCAATAGCTTCTTCCCTAGTTGCGTGTGCAGTGTGTCCTTCCTGCCACAAAAACTCTGCTGTACGTAAGAAAAGACGCGTACGCATTTCCCAACGGACCACATTTGCCCATTGGTTAACCAAAATTGGCAGGTCACGGTAAGATTCGACCCAACCACGGTACGTATTCCATATAATCGTTTCAGAAGTCGGACGTACAATCAACTCTTCCTCCAACTTTGCATCTTCATCCACCACAATCTTTCCGGTGCCATCGTTTTTTAATCTATAATGTGTGACCACAGCACACTCAGTAGCGAAACCTTCCACATGGGCAGCTTCTTTAGAAAAAAACGACTTGGGAATGAATAAAGGGAAGTAAGCATTGCTATGGCCTGTTTCTTTAAATCTTTTGTCTAAGATTGCTTGCATTCTTTCCCAGATAGCATATCCGTATGGTTTGATCACCATACAGCCCCGTACAGCTGAATTTTCAGCCAGATCAGCTTTGATCACAAGTTCATTGTACCATTGTGAATAATCTTCTGCACGACTTGTTATTCCTTTACTCATATGAAATTGATAAATTATTGTAACATTATTACGTTAAATCTCGTCTGTATCTCCAATACAAAAAGCGTTCAATAAAAAATATTTGTATTTTTGATTACTTCGATTAAACCCCCTCGAGAAATTTGCGTCTAAGATAGTAAATAAGGCTGTATAATCGAAAATAACGATTTAGGATATTATGAAAAAAAATAGATTATTTATCGGAGCACTTGCCATGACAGGAGCATTTATGTTAGGTTCCTGCGGTACTAGCAGGCAAATCTATGGCGACGATGTCTATGGCAATAATGGACAGGCTAGACAGAAAGTCTATCAAAGTCCAGATTACTATTACACAGATGCGGATCAAGTTCAACAAGGAGGACAGGCTCAAGGCGGTTACTATGATGACGAATATTCAGACCAGGATTATAACAATGATTCCTACGAAGATCTAGAATACGCGAATCGTATAAACAGGTTCTACTATGCGTCCCCCGGAATGACCTATTTTGATCCATTCTTTGATCCATGGTATGGCTATGGATTTGGTGGTATGTACGGATATGGTCCTTCCTTCGGTTTAGGCTGGGGTTGGAATTCAGGCTGGGGTTCTTCATGGTCTCTTGGTTTTGGCTGGGGCTGGGGCTCTAGTTGGGGTTGGGGATCCCCTTGGTATGGTGGCTATAACCCTTGGGGTGGCTGGTATGGCGGTGGCTACTGGGGATCTGGCTGGCATGGTAACGGTTATTGGGGCGGTGGCTATTGGGGTAATTCAAGACCTCGTTATGCTTCATCTCGATCAACTTATAGAGACAACTATAATGTGCGGACCTCCTCTTCCCGTACCAGAAGTTCGGGGAATTATGACCGTACAGGTGTAGCCCGTGACTCCAGAGGACGTATTACTTCAGTCGCTAGCACGCGATCAAGTGCTGGTGGCCGAACTAGATCATCTGATGGTTCTATATCACGTAGTTCTTCTTCCTATGACAGATCAAATGGTAGAACAAGGTCTTCGGACGGTATCTCAACAAGAGGCGGATATACAGATGGTAGCAGAACACGGACATCGGATAGATCCAATGGAACTTACCCAAGCATGCGGAGCTCCAATGGAACTTCAAGAACCCGTTCAAGTTCCGGTGATGTTTCTCGTCCAATGAGCCGTTCCATGGAAACTCGTTCAAGCAATCCAGGTTCGACATCAAGACCATCATATACGCCTCCAACAAGAAGTTATGATGGTGGATCTACACGCTCAAGTGGAGGTTATTCCGGTGGCGGTAGCACCAGATCCAGTGGTGGATTCTCTGGTGGTGGCGGCGGTGGTAGCACCAGATCCAGCGGCGGACGTACACGCTAATCATAAAAATAGCTTACAGTAGCATACATTACCCTGTGTGCTACTGCTTATTATAGACGATATTTTAGCATATGACAATCAAAAAATTACTTTTTGGAACTGCATTTTTAATCGGTGCTGCAGGGACTGCCCAGGCGCAATACACGAAAGATGTACTTTTATTTTCCCAAGGGGACAATGGTGGTACTGCTCGCTTCAAAGCCATGGGAAATGCTTCAACCGCTTTGGGTGGCGATATTAGTTCAATTACCGGCAACCCGGCTGGTTTGGGGTATTTTAACCAATCAGACATTTCGGTAACAGGTAGATACCTTAATAATAAAAATAAAACAGATTATTTCGGACAGAATACAAATAGCAGCAAAAACAATTTCAATCTGGATAATGCCGGAATTGTTTTTCATTTGCCTACCTACCGGAATGGGGGAAGCCTCGAAAAAGGCTGGTTGAACTTCAATGTTGGTATTGCTTACAACCGCAATTATGTCTACAACAACCTATTGGAATATAAAGGTGTTAATAATACCAGTTCGATAACAGATGCTTATTCGGACCGTTTATCTGCGCCAGGAGGATTGAGTGGTTGGGGCCAGGAAGTCTACGGTAACTCTTTGTTATTTGATGTAGATCCTAACAAACAAGGATCCTATTTGCCTATTACAAGTTTTGGTAACTATAATGGAAAAGATGGTTTTAATCAAGTAAATTCCATCCTTGAGAAAGGAAGTAAATCAGAATCTGTCTTGTCTTTCGGCGCAAACTACAGCAATAAATTGTATTTGGGGGCAGCTTTAGGGTTTACAGCCTTTAGTTATGACAACTCGAGCTGGTTTACTGAGTATGGCCAAACAATGAATGTAGCGCAAATGACAAAAGCAAATCCAAAGTCTGACTTCTTAAAACCAGGTGCGGAGTATGCTAGTAAGCGTGAAATGCTGGATAAAGATTATGAGCTGTACGATGACTATGCACAAGTGACTGATGGTACAGGTGTAGATTTCAAATTAGGGGTAATTTATAAGTTCACACCTACTTTCAGCATGGGCTTTACAGCGAAATCGCCGACATTTATGAGCATTAGAGATGAGTCTTACAGCAATTCGGAATTTCGTTATTTTAAGCCAAATGAGGATAAGGCTTTTAAAGAATACCGTACCAGTGATAAAGCAGGCTATAGCTATTTAGAGTATAATATGAATACACCATACAAACTCTCCTTAGGCGCTAGTCAGGTATTTTCCAGCGGGTTGATTACCGCAGATGTGGAATGGGTGGATTATGGAGCGATGCGTTTTAAAGATGCTGGCGCATATAATAAGACCTTGGAACAAGAGATGAACCAAAACATTAAAAACACATACCAAGGCGCATTAAATGCGCGTATAGGTGGTGAAGTTTTATTTGATAACGTTTTTAGTGGTAGAGCTGGTTTCAATTATAGCGGTAATCCGTACAAAAATGCGGACTATACAAACTATACCGCATCTTTGGGTATAGGCGCAAAACTTGGACGCGGAATGTATATTGATTTGACAGGAGCTTATAATGCTGTCAATTACAAAGAAAGTCCTTATACTATCGCTGAAGATTTTTGGAATACGGCCAGCCCTGCCGCAGATATAAAAAATCAACGAACAAATGTCGTTTTGACAATCGGTTCTAAATTTTAAGAGATTCTTCTCAGAAAAAACGTCCAGCTTGTCTGGACGTTTTTTATTTATTACAATCCCAACAACCATAATTTAAAAGCTTTTAGTAAATTTGTCCTCTTGGTTGAAAATCACATGACAAATCAGACAGTCTCAAAAGCATTCAATGTTCTATTTACTTATCCCATCTGGCGGATCGAGATCGATGCCGAGAATAGACTGATTGCAGTAGAGACCAGAAATCCAACAGACACACTTCCCTATTTCAATGTGATTTCTTTTGAAGGAGATTATGTCCTTCAGGACTTCAAAGCCATGAGCAAGGAGTGGGTGTTGGCTGGAATTCAATGTCAGAAACTCATCCTAAAAAAAATCTCGGACACTTCACCCATCGATGCTGGTGTTCAAATTATAAACTGTTATCAGCCACAACAGCAGGAAACCTGGTTTAACTACATTTTCCTAGAGATGGTCAGTGATGGTATACTACTCAGACCCAAAATGATCGCACAAGGAATGCAATTGTTTTTAGATCTAAAAACAATGTCCATTGAAGACAAAAAGGAAGAGTCTTTTAAACCTTTTGATAGCCAAATAGTCTACCCAGTAATATACAATGGTCAAATACCCCATTTTTTGACAGATTTCACAACAGATGACGAAATTTGGCTAAGTGCTTTGGATGACTATTTTATTTGGGCTTTCTATGAAAAAAACAAAGATAATCACTATCAAATCCGGATAGTTCGATCAACAAAAGATAGGTTAATTGAATCTGTTGTGGCAGTAACTCAGTTGCCTTTAAAGTTTTTCAACATCTATTTTCTTGTTAACAAACAAATATTCCTTTTGACAGACAATAAACGGGAGTTTGTTTCGTATTTAGTATAATTGCAAAATATATGAAACTATTATTCGAATTAAATACATATAAAAAGGTAGCCATTTTATCAATTTCTATGCTATCTCTACAACAGGTTGAAGCTAAAAATCTCACC
The window above is part of the Sphingobacterium sp. ML3W genome. Proteins encoded here:
- a CDS encoding transglycosylase domain-containing protein gives rise to the protein MPSVNISTELYTADSVLIGRYFDEDRNPIPFDSIPKTVINALIATEDVRFYQHNGVDFLGLGSGIVSTLKGDKRGASTITQQLAKNLYRTRYNKAGGLLTRLPVAGLVITKFKEWMTAYKLEQRYTKNQILEMYLNTVSFSNNAYGIETAAKRYFSKGANQLNQNEAAVLIGMLKGTTLYNPIRNPEKAFDRKNTVLSQMHKGGFLKKEEYDALVKEKIILNTNNQDVNAGGDSYLRTAVAKWLEKWAEENNYDIYTDGLKIYTTINSKLQKHAEEAVAKQMTELQQRLNNTWDGQEPWRDLSGKVIPNFLENLAKKTPYYEFLSKKYANTPDSINFFLNKKKKMEVYNWKDNGKIEKEMSTMDSLKYYAMMLNAGMMSMDPYSGEIKAWVGGVDHQYFKYDHVMQAKRQAGSTFKPFVYLAALESGMSPCDKITDKPVTIKIDKGDSVEVWEPKNADWNFSYREMSLRHAMARSINSVTVQLTDMVTPAKVVDAAQRCGITSKLNPVASVGLGPNDVSVFEMVNGYSTMMNHGERVTPILVSKIEDHDGNVIATFQAERKQVVDKQDAWLMTYMLRGGMEEPRGTSQGLWEWDLFDKENEIGGKTGTSSEYVDGWYMGVTKDLVTGIWVGCDERSIHFKNSHTGEGSRTALPIFGVFLESVYKDKQLGYTQGKFPESTVEITKSYKCETPRYSDPEPEQSDSTNVEEQTDEGFIGPEEESTEGGTSERNNNEGGAGENTGALENTSST
- the rpoN gene encoding RNA polymerase factor sigma-54 — protein: MLKQTLQQKLLQKLSPQQIQFIKLLQVPTVSLDARIKEELEENPALEDGSLTNMTDPIEEYPDKDPDDNFDNEEGFDSDDFSLEDYIQEDDYKDYGNGYDYGDDDDERKEMPVAIQHSFYEQLQQQLDLLALDDKHFLVGQQIIGSLDDDGYLRRPIINLVDDLAFGQNVMTEEHEVLEMLKVIQDFEPAGIGARDLQECLLIQLQKKDTNNPTIKLAIKVVSNYLDEFTKKHYDKLEKSLGVSSEDLKNVVNEILKLNPKPGDSGAVAGKQLHIIPDFHISNNDSILHLTLNGRNAPELRISRDYQHMFEHYEKSDQKDKKMKEAVQFVKQKLDSAKWFIDAIKQRQQTLLKTMNAIMEYQYDYFLTGDDRKLKPMILKDIADKIDMDISTVSRVANSKYVQTEFGTFLLKSFFSEAIQTDSGEEVSNKEVKKILEECIAKENKRKPLADEKLTEILKEKGYNIARRTVAKYREALNIPVARLRKEL
- a CDS encoding carbon-nitrogen hydrolase; protein product: MSKVKVGVVQMSCTASKQENLEKAIAKVKEAAAKGAQIVCLQELFTSLYFCDVEDYDNFALAESIPGPSTDALSAVAKEAGVVIIASLFEKRAEGLYHNTTAILDADGSYLGKYRKMHIPDDPAFYEKFYFTPGDLGYKVFKTKFGRIGILICWDQWYPEASRITALMGAEILFYPTAIGWATDQDEETNKDQYNAWQTIQRSHAVANGVPVVSVNRVGFEQDGAMKFWGGSFVANGQGKLLYLASHDKEEIEVVELDLAESDYFRKHWPFLRDRRIETYSPITKRFIDED
- a CDS encoding agmatine deiminase family protein, whose translation is MEQESTFTQAYFDNSPKKQGFSFPAEWARQEALWLSWPHKEESWPGKIDTIYQPYCEFIKAVAVGQKVRINVADEDMKAFAIEELKKVTADLSNIEFYFNPTNDAWCRDHGPAFLINQNSGAKAVVDWGYNAWGGKYPPFDLDDVVPTRIAKEFNLPLFTPNIVMEGGSVEFNGAGTVMTTTACLLNENRNPDYTKEQIETYLKEFYGQDQVLWLGDGIIGDDTDGHIDDITRFVNENTVLTVVEENPEDENYAILQENLETLRSFRLLNGEPLNIVELPMPAPVIYEDTRLPASYANFYIANDVVVVPVFNDANDQRALDIIQGCFPTRKVIGINSVDIIWGLGSFHCLSQQEPALS
- the agaR gene encoding transcriptional repressor AgaR; amino-acid sequence: MTNVERHQYILKQLKEVGIVQVIDLCEELGVSSVTIRKDLTLLEESGLLFRTHGGATQYNPYTTDRTVFEKEKLRSDDKSRIGKKAAEMIEENDSIIIASGTTMQSLARQIVPKGNITVVTSALNVAMELIKYPSVEIMQMGGTLRKTSTSVTGKYAENLLHDFYCSKLFLGVDGIDLEYGVSTSSAQEAQLNRIMIDTAQKVVVLADSSKFGRRSFGRICGFEKIDILITDDKVSAGFVESLEKSGVHVVVV
- a CDS encoding GDP-L-fucose synthase, with protein sequence MRILILGCGWLAESFAMDMKHQGHEVWASTTQYEKYHRLKTDGIFSFIADFDKSSVVPDVLIPGQFDFVLNSIPASQKNSLSVLETRFSNIKEFLENIQWTKQLFLSSVGIYPDKDVVYSELESAGIEFSEKLFLAEQLMLQLPNTYVYRLGGLFGKNRIFAKYFANRICTTGEQPANFVHIDDVVQLIMLASVKDLSHRVYNVVAPMHPKKKDVILASAQKYGFDLPSQFEHGDHFQKVVCGNLLRMELDYHYIWPNPLEF